A single genomic interval of Adhaeribacter pallidiroseus harbors:
- a CDS encoding NAD(P)-dependent oxidoreductase, translated as MKVALIGASGFVGAAVLNELIQRGHQITAIVRNPEKVKPSENVKAVKANVLEENEVAEAVKDHDVVVNAFNPGWTNPNIYEEALRGAEAIQNGVKKAGVKRLLVVGGAGSLYVAPNMQLIDTPHFPASFKAGASAARDYLNILKKEQDLEWTFLSPAIEMHQGTSGERRGTYRLGLENPVYDENNRSVISVEDMAIAIVDELENPKHIRLRFTVGY; from the coding sequence ATGAAAGTTGCATTAATTGGCGCTTCCGGTTTTGTGGGCGCCGCGGTTTTAAACGAATTAATTCAAAGAGGCCACCAGATTACCGCCATTGTCCGGAATCCGGAAAAAGTAAAACCATCAGAAAACGTAAAGGCGGTTAAAGCGAATGTGTTAGAGGAGAACGAAGTAGCCGAGGCGGTGAAAGACCATGATGTGGTGGTAAATGCTTTTAATCCGGGCTGGACCAATCCGAACATTTACGAAGAAGCTTTGCGGGGTGCGGAAGCCATTCAGAACGGCGTGAAAAAAGCGGGTGTAAAGCGGTTATTGGTGGTGGGCGGAGCCGGGAGTTTATACGTGGCTCCGAATATGCAGTTAATTGATACCCCGCATTTCCCGGCCAGCTTTAAAGCCGGTGCTTCGGCTGCCCGTGATTACCTGAATATTTTAAAAAAAGAACAAGATTTAGAGTGGACATTCCTGAGCCCTGCCATTGAAATGCACCAGGGAACTTCGGGCGAGCGCCGCGGTACTTACCGTTTAGGTTTAGAAAACCCGGTTTATGACGAAAACAACCGCAGCGTTATTTCGGTGGAAGATATGGCCATTGCTATCGTGGATGAACTGGAAAATCCAAAGCACATTCGCCTGCGTTTTACGGTGGGGTACTAA
- a CDS encoding 3-keto-disaccharide hydrolase has product MKNTFFLLLLFVGLAPVVISLTKSKPVRLFNGKNFKGWQGDTLRTWRIQDGALVGGSLTEKVPHNEFLSTTKSYSNYVLRLKFKLTGTEGFINGGVQFHSQRIAKPPYEMTGYQADLGKGYWASLYDESRRDKLLATADSNQIKQILRPNDWNDYEVRTQGKQIQIFLNGKPTVDYTETDPAIPQSGLIALQTHGGGKVEVYYKDIFLQELPQKTK; this is encoded by the coding sequence ATGAAAAATACTTTTTTTCTGTTGCTGCTCTTTGTTGGTTTAGCCCCGGTAGTGATCAGCCTAACAAAATCAAAACCGGTGCGCTTGTTTAATGGCAAAAACTTTAAAGGCTGGCAAGGCGACACCCTGCGTACCTGGCGCATCCAGGACGGCGCTTTGGTAGGAGGTTCTTTAACTGAGAAAGTACCGCACAATGAATTTTTGAGTACCACCAAAAGCTACTCCAACTACGTGCTGCGGCTTAAATTTAAGTTAACCGGTACCGAGGGTTTTATCAACGGCGGCGTGCAGTTTCATAGCCAGCGCATTGCTAAACCACCTTACGAAATGACCGGCTACCAGGCCGATTTAGGAAAAGGCTATTGGGCCAGTTTATACGACGAATCGCGCCGCGACAAGCTGCTCGCTACTGCCGATTCCAATCAGATAAAACAAATTTTGCGGCCCAACGACTGGAACGATTACGAAGTGCGGACCCAGGGAAAACAAATTCAAATTTTCTTAAACGGCAAGCCAACCGTGGATTATACCGAAACAGATCCGGCGATTCCGCAATCGGGCCTGATTGCCTTGCAAACGCACGGCGGGGGCAAAGTAGAAGTTTATTACAAAGACATTTTTCTGCAAGAACTGCCGCAAAAAACAAAGTAA